actcagattaggatagaaggctaggttgcttatcctttcatcctagtagttgtagttttgctcattcgtttattgccatttgatttctgcttatatttgttgggatttgtactttgattatcttatttatctatggtagCTAATGCTTCTTTCTTTCCAGACTGTTCTATCATGACTTTCTCACTTTTATTATTcctcgttttcatattgtttttgatatgcttgtccCTATCTGGCTTCTTGTCTTGTtttctctcttgagccgagggtctttcggaaacaacctccctacctttcaagttgggggtaaggtctgcgtacactctaccctccccaggccccacattgtgggattctaccctatattatgttgttgttgttatcgtCTTGCAATTTACTTCCCAGATTAAATTCCAAGGCTAATAACTTTTTTTAATCTTCTATCCTTTCTTAGGTTGTTTCTCCAGGGGTTGGAGAAATATGGAAAAGGCAATTGGCTAAGTATATCGAGGAACTATGTGTTATCTAGAACACCAAGACAAGTGGCAACCATGCCCAGAAATTCTTCGGTCGACTAAATGAAAATGACAAGGCGAAGAGGAGAAGAAGCGTTCATGACATCACTAGTGTGAATGCTGCTGATTTGCTGAACCTTCACAACGACAAAATTCTGACTGGTTGAAAGGACCTTGTGGAGGACAATTACAGTGGCCAATCACCGACTATGTGACTGAAGCTCTTGACACAGGGATGCCATCTTTACCAGGGCCAGTTACCAACTGCATGACTAATGCTATCGAAGGACCATCAGCTGTAAACCATGAGAAATTTACCCTTGGTGCTTCTGTTGGTAGTGAATTGGATAGTTCATTTCCCGACGTGTATGAGTTCTTGCTAAGCATAGAAGATGTAATCACTGTACCGGCAGAGGGCACCTCTGGAGCGCGGCATAGTGTTGACCCTGTGAAATCTGCATCACTTAGCTTGCAACCATCTGTTGCTGGTGGCAACCGAATGTACAATCATCCAGTCACTAAAGTCGGGTCGCTGGAAGAGCTAATGAGCAAGCAGTTGGTTGGAGCCTCTCAAGCAGGTCCTGTTGTTAACACTGCAAGTTTTCCACCATCAGTTGTCGATCATATTGGAGTCCATGGTTGTACAGCTTCTAGCACTGGCACTACGAATGGTCTTGAGAGAGCCATGGGAGCTCCCGAGGGAGGTTTTCCTGTTGATACTATGCAATTACCATCAATTCCTGGCACTAGTGGCAGTGGAACTTATCCAGGCGTAAAAACTAGCATCAAAGACGATAACATCTTTGATTTAGAAGACCTATTCCCAGATGACATAATTGGTTTTGGCAAATAATAATCTGTTGCTGGTTT
The sequence above is a segment of the Lycium barbarum isolate Lr01 chromosome 6, ASM1917538v2, whole genome shotgun sequence genome. Coding sequences within it:
- the LOC132600722 gene encoding uncharacterized protein LOC132600722, with the translated sequence MPSLPGPVTNCMTNAIEGPSAVNHEKFTLGASVGSELDSSFPDVYEFLLSIEDVITVPAEGTSGARHSVDPVKSASLSLQPSVAGGNRMYNHPVTKVGSLEELMSKQLVGASQAGPVVNTASFPPSVVDHIGVHGCTASSTGTTNGLERAMGAPEGGFPVDTMQLPSIPGTSGSGTYPGVKTSIKDDNIFDLEDLFPDDIIGFGK